The genomic region TTTTGACTTTTTATGGACcatcatttaatttattaattaaaataaaaaatcggACCCAACAAGAAATAATATTTCTGTTGTGAAAAGTAAGCCATGTCCCATTGCTAATTAGGAAACCCACACTAGGAACAAGCTTATCAATAATAGTGTTAAAAACTATATGTCAATAGTTGTTAATCAACACTATTTATATTAGACTTATCACTTTAGTCAATCAACAAATATAAAAAGGAATGCCAACAAGAATTGATATAAATTTTGTGTGATTAACTATCATAGAGTGGTAGAGAGGAATGAATCAATGAAAGCTATATGTATTGTGTGAACTATTATCATCTTTTTAACCTTGAATGTTTTCTTAATCTATAGGTAAGATATCTCTTCTATgaagaaaatatatcaattcttaGTGTGTAGTCTTAGTATGCATCAATCGATTGTTGGTCAATATGTCTTCTATATTGGCACCCATTTATAAATTAAGGTAGCATTACAAATCATAATTCATATTTAGGAACTCAATGTCATTATGAGGACtaagataataaaattattttagtgTACACTCATGTTCCATTGCTACATTTATTAATTTTTTCCCAAGGTAATGTATCATTAAGTACTGAGAACAATGGTTCATCGATGGTCTTAATTTGTCTCCAAATAACAACCTTGTTCCATGACCAAAAATAAAGTTTGTTTACATACCTAAATAATATTTCCCTTTCTCTATAGATGAGTCTGAGTTTAAAAGCCtccaatttgatcattttctactTTAGAACCcccttttaattattatatttataataatgtAAGCTTCACCTTCAATCTacaccttttttgtttttaggtgtgaacaagtttgttggtttaaaaGAAGCACAATGGCTTTTACTTTTTTGTTTGTTCATTGTCCCAAACCCTTTAAAGTAGCACCTATGAAATGTCCTTCATGGTCTCTTACAATGCAACCAAACCAAACCAAACTATGCCTAAATTGCCTGATCAAATTTTTAGTTTCTTCAAACACACTAAAAATGCTCtgcatttattttatttccttAGATATTCAAGAGTATaaactatacatacatacatacatatatcagaTTAATGGATTTGTTTTTTTGTACATGCTCATAATATAAAACTTCTCTATACCCtatcatttattttttttaaatgtaaatatTATATCTTCAAATTAACAATGATACAAAAATCTATTTATAAGTTACTAATCTTATTTTACACCAAAAGTCTTAGTGTAATAAGATCAAGTTTACTACACATATTAAGATGCCTATTCCTCCAATCGTAATTAATCAAGTGTTTATTGAGCCAAAGCATCTAAAAAGTTACGAAGAATAGTACGAGAATGGCTAGCACTAACaagatcattttattttttatagtaCAAAACATTGAAAGCCACTTGATTTCCGTAGCATTAACAAAGCTTGCTTTTACTAAAGCAAGGGAATCTGTTTTTTAAAAGAAGGGTAAAATGAGCTGCGACTGATCTAGACTCCATTGAAGGTAAAGTATTAGGCAAAAACTTTACCATTATATTGttgtgaagttttacattgcatagGTAACATACTGGGTTTGATATTCAGGTGTCTAGTCTGATAGGAAAGCTTTGAATGAAGCATTGGTGCTACTGAACTTATACAATGGCTGAACCTCTGCTTCGATTCGGAAGTAAAAGCTCTGCTGATGTAAAATTGTTCTTGAAAGTGCCCAGGTGAGGAGAAGTACGGAAGAAATCCAGTTCATCTCCATTCTCAGATACTGAAAAGATTGAAGTGTTTTGAAAGCAATTTTTCCAACCGGTGGTCAACGTATAAGCCAACAGAAATATGGGTAACTACTCCTCATAACTTTGATCTCTATTTAAAATGCATTGAAATCATGTATGGGGAGCGTGTTGAATTCCCCAATATTGAGGAATGCCTGGCGATTCTGTCTGTTGCTTCTGAAATGTCGGCCGATGACTGCATTAACAAATGCATGGAATATTTGGAAGCAGTTCATTGGAGTGCCGAGGAGGAGTCCCAAATTCGGAAAGTGCTCTCTTCTGAGGGATTGGAATTGAAAGTTTTACCAGATTTAGCTGCCCGACTTCATCAGGACGACGACGATGACCATATAAATTTTGTGGAGAAGATGATCCAAGAAATGGTGTCTCTTATCAAAGCCGGCCAATCCAGTTTATCCAAAAATCGAGAAAGTGTGGAGAAGTATTTAGCAGGGATGTTAGATGGAAATACGTCTAGGGTTGTCGTGGACGTATGCGGGCGTGTGCTTTTGCAAGAGTTCAAGGCATCCATCAAATCTCTTGATATCTCGACTCTAAAGCGGCTTTTTAACCTTATCCAGCACTGCAATGGAGGAATAGTAGAAGCTGCACTCAAGGCATGTTGTGAAGATAAAGCATTAGTACAGCTTGTGTCCTCCTATTTGCAATATGCTGAAGCTGTGTTAGACATAGTAATGTGGTTTATGAAGGCCACAGGAGAAGGAAAGATAATAATTCCACGAGCTTCTCGAGTTTCTTCTCTCACAACTTGGCTTCCCATCATGGGAACATTCAGAAACCATTCCTCACTTAGAAATAAATTTGAGGAACTTGATAAAGCAGTGCTAAAGGTGGTTGAGAGCCTCCCTCAAGTGGACCAGAAACGTATTTGTGTAGTATGGGCAGAGGTTTACAGATCACGTGAGATCGACATCGCTACGCCATATGCTTTGGCTGAATATATGCTTGTCTAAATATCTGTATCCTGCCCAGCGGATTCCAAATCTGCAGCAAAGTAGTACTATACATTTTGAGCTTCACATTTTGCTTTCATTTCTATATATCTGAACTACAGCTAGTGTTTTAGCTTTGGTAGCATTTGAGCTTGGAAACTGTCTACCGTGTTTTAGTGTTAATAAAAAGCTGCTTTAAGTTTTTACTATTAAGATTTATTTTCTGTCTTGACAGTCATCTTGTGTCATTGTATCAACTCAAAAAATAGTTTTCATTGTTTTGGGAGTGGCATCGAAATGGGATGGCTAAATCGGCACACACACAGCTTTGACCGCTTAGTGTGGCTCACCCACCTCACCTCCCACTGCATCCCTCCACCGTTTCATTGGGGTTTTCCATTCCACGTTCCGTCCCTGTTCCCAGCTTTCGTTGCATTTACCGCTGGAAGATCTTAATTACCCCGCGCTTTGAGAATTTGGGATTAATTCATCGCCCTCATTCATCAAAAATGTTTTCTGCGCACACAAAATTATGGCCCAGTTCAATTGTTCTGTGAAATTGGCTGGAGTCTTTCGCTGTGAACAGAAAAAGGTATGTTGGGCAATTTTGAAAACGGTCTATTTTTTCAATTTCATAAATAGTTTATCTCTGCTTCCACATTTTTCAGGTATTGTTTCATTATGCTTCGATGGATGTCCATGCCCTGTTCCGTAGTGTTAGTCTTAGCGTTGGGAAAGAGTGTCCCTGCTGACTGCCTTCTACCTTGTTCATGCTGGCCTTCGTCCATACctcacattttgcaaaacatctcTACACCCCTTCGTTTATACTATTTTTTTTGGGGAGGGGAGGGGAGGGGGGTTGGGGAGTAAAGGCCAATACCCTGTTTCAAAGATGCCATTTGGGCACACATAGGGAGGATACTAGCAAGTGGCAAATATAGATCTGTACGCAAAATGTGAAAGAACAAATAGGAGACATCATGTGTATAAGATCTTCCAAACTTCATCAAAATTGCAAATATAGATTTACTGCTTTAGTTTCTCTCCAATGGATTTGCTTGGGAAGCACCATGTATTTCTGCAAATATGTTAGCTTTTACTGTTAAGTGTAGCTGCCAGGGGACAACATGTTTATAAGAAATGTGGTCAACTGGATTACAGTGGTTGCAGGATATGAactaaatggatttgttgaaaagggttTAGAAACATTCAAGCAAATATAATTGCGTGTCTatagccaaattccacaacttttgccagcatcctccctgcctgtgccaaaatgagagctttggaacaCGGCATGGACATCCATTAGACATGTATGGAAAATGTGGAAAAACAGACAAGGCTAATGGAATCTTTAATAGAATACCTCAAAGGCTTGTTTGGTTATTTCAAATTAATGACTAGAATAAGAAATtgtttgttgttgtttatgtttaaTGTATTGTTTGGTTATGTTCAATTTTTAATCTAAATTGTTTGTTATTTCCAAAACAGAATAAGATTGTACGAAGCTTTGAGTAAGGTTTAAGGTAAAAGACACTTTCTAAATAATGATTAGTGAGATCTAGAATTAATATGACTAGGTAGGTCTCAATTCATAAGGTTTTTGCATTTACAAGACACAATTTTAGCATTTCTCTACTTGGTAAAGTTGATGTTATAAAATTAAAGTAAATAAGTTAAGATTTCTAAAATCTTCAAGTTCATAAGATTAATTTTCTTTTGAGCGGAATATCTATAGCCTTCAAGATGCCCAATAAATTTGAGGAGATAAAATGCCAATAAAATAAAATCAGAATTGGTGTGAAGCTTGGACATTAAATATTATGAGGTTTATAGAGTCTAATTCCTTAAATTGACCAAATCATGAAAATTTTCAAAGTGACCCCCAAAATAAAAGTATCAAATCCAAAATCATTGTGAAATTGTCAAAGTGACCCCCAAAATAAAAGTATCAAATCCAAAATCATTGTGAAATTGTCATATGCTACCTTGAGAAATCATAGAACTATGCCATATGTTATGGACTTGAAGCTTATGTCTAGTTGTAGAGAATCATCTTTGTGAAATCATAGAACTATGCCATATATTATGGATTTGAAGCTTATATCTAGTAAGTTTTAAGCCTTAGAATTACTAGGAGATATTATCTCTGtgaaattaaatcttctcaaatttaGGTGGAAAGAATTTTCACATCCACAGATTTCCAAGAGTTGTCAAGAGTGTTATCAAACATCTAGATTCAAAACCAAAGTAGATATGTTTTGACATAAAGCTAAGATAAAGTATCTCAAATAAGACCTACAAAATTTATTATAAAttctattataattttaaaaagtaTTAAATGATATCCTAGTTAGTTATTAGGTAAGCTAAGTACATAAAGGTAAAAGATTTTAATATAGTACAGTTTTGAGAGATTTGTTTATTAAACCTATCTAAAATTACCCATTATCATAAAATCTTATATAATTTACATAATTTTCATTTCCactcttgtatattaattttttttttacttcttTCTAGTATAGAATTCCTATTAAAATGTTGCTTCTCTTGATTGCATATCTTAGGCACCCATTTGTTAATTATACTTTTATACCCTTACAAGTTTAACTAAGCATATCATTTCCACCACTATCACACTCATCTCCAAAATTAAGAGTAACTATTTGACATGAATATGTGATCTTTCTTAACTTTTTTTACTTGTTTGAATTGAGAAAATAAATGAATGTACATATGCATGAAATAAATAAGAAACTAGAAATATAAGTCTTCACTCATTTTATACATACACATTGAAATTGAACataactaaaatattttttttttatattaatatagtaTTTATTAACCTCTAAAACATATATTTACAAATGGTAAAAACAAGTAAAGTCTTTTTTTCTTTACCATTATCAAATGACACACTAAATGATGTATGAGAACTTCTTCATTATAAGCTCGTCATTTTCCATTTACTTTATACAATGTTATAAAATATGTACATAAATTGAATCCCTCTCTTGAAATAATATTTATCTCCTATATATAGTGTATaatttcttcatcattttgttcattTAAGACAAAACAAACCTATATGCAATCCCTACATCGACAACATAGTTAAATCCTCTTTATAGCATCATGAAAGCTATAAGTAAAGATATAAATTTATATTATCTTACAAATATTAGGCATCCAACCATCATGGTGTTTCTTATTGAATGATGTCCCATGGATAGAGTAAATTTTTTTCAGATACTAGTTCAATTatgattattaatttttatttttttaaaattaatctaTTTTTCTATAGTCTCTCCAAGATATTATAGCCTAGGTTATTAAATTCTCTATGAAAAAAACCATAAATGCCTAATCACCCATTATTTTATTCAAATGAAGAAAAATGCCTCACTAAATAATTTTTGAACTTATAATTAAATATCATGAAACACACCCAACATAAATAATATAAACTGATTAACATATTTTCATGGGTCACAGGTGTGATCTTGTGCAATTAGGTGTCCTCGTGTACATGGCATGGGTTTTGTGGTATCCTTGGACTTTACACTATCTAATTTAATGTTTAATGTGTCTTCTCATGCCAAAAAGTTGATATTTTACCCCTTCAAGTTGAAGTCATGCAACCTATGTATGTTGTTATTTACCCCAGGCCTAGTTTACTAAATTCATGACTACCACAATTCCTATTAAAATTGTGAACAAATATTTATTACTTCAATCCCAAATAGCTTATgcaatttttctagttcaattTCACTAACCTAGACTAGTCAAC from Cryptomeria japonica chromosome 3, Sugi_1.0, whole genome shotgun sequence harbors:
- the LOC131058341 gene encoding BTB/POZ domain-containing protein At1g63850, with protein sequence MYGERVEFPNIEECLAILSVASEMSADDCINKCMEYLEAVHWSAEEESQIRKVLSSEGLELKVLPDLAARLHQDDDDDHINFVEKMIQEMVSLIKAGQSSLSKNRESVEKYLAGMLDGNTSRVVVDVCGRVLLQEFKASIKSLDISTLKRLFNLIQHCNGGIVEAALKACCEDKALVQLVSSYLQYAEAVLDIVMWFMKATGEGKIIIPRASRVSSLTTWLPIMGTFRNHSSLRNKFEELDKAVLKVVESLPQVDQKRICVVWAEVYRSREIDIATPYALAEYMLV